The following proteins are encoded in a genomic region of Methylobacterium tardum:
- a CDS encoding carbohydrate porin — MTIPSVPLASAAALALTLSLLAREAAAADLAAPRPPAEAASYADWSGGYLGLEGSAGGSYGAYNFGPTTIGGRSIPPFKSGDSTGRSDQGRDATTAVGGAFGGWNWQTGPWVYGIEASLDVANLKRPVPSTIAGFGYGDVDPAFNIVRAKTDLYGSLRARIGYSFDRYLIYGSFGLTGANARILANYPDLDTGGQSTARRDLGYIGFTLGAGVQYAISDTLALGIDYRYIDLGGSRRFPLGTVPGDAGGPVTTRASFTSNQMFARLMWFPDGLKVPPDPDETAPHDPDNGDTGRFSLHGQTTLIAQGVPGFRSPYAGAQSLVPHQARQTTTATIFLGLKLTDSTEVYYNPEFSQGFGLSRTLGVAGFVNGEAQKAGAPFPKLRSNRYYVKQTFGLGGETVEVPDGPNQVATRYDAERITLIAGKFALGDFFDGNIYAHDPRVDFFNWSLWGSSAWDFPANLPGFTQGVYAEYNRPEFAIRAAYTQVPKEPSSDVLDPRVFRRAGLNAEFEQRYVLPWLEQPGKLRFGLFSNVGVSANNRQVVTLTQLGAFGDINDAVAATRRPRRKTGGYINLEQALTPELGLFARASLNDGRTENISFTDIDQSFSGGLSLKGKAWDRPDDTVGIGAAMNGLSPSHRAAFAAGYYGLLIGDGRLNYGTERALETYYALNLTKFVTLTFDYQFIDNPGYNRDRGPAHFFASRLHADF; from the coding sequence ATGACGATCCCTTCCGTGCCCTTGGCCAGCGCCGCAGCGCTCGCGCTGACCCTGTCCCTCCTCGCACGTGAGGCGGCAGCGGCGGACCTCGCCGCACCGCGCCCGCCCGCGGAGGCGGCCAGCTACGCCGATTGGTCGGGCGGTTATCTCGGTCTTGAGGGCAGCGCGGGCGGCTCCTACGGGGCCTACAACTTCGGCCCGACCACAATTGGCGGCCGTTCGATCCCGCCCTTCAAGAGTGGCGACTCCACCGGCCGCAGCGATCAGGGGCGGGATGCCACGACCGCGGTTGGTGGCGCCTTCGGCGGCTGGAACTGGCAGACCGGACCGTGGGTCTACGGCATCGAGGCCAGCCTCGATGTGGCGAACCTGAAGCGTCCCGTCCCCTCGACCATCGCGGGCTTCGGCTACGGGGACGTGGATCCGGCCTTCAACATCGTGCGCGCCAAGACCGATCTGTACGGAAGCCTGCGGGCGCGGATCGGCTACAGCTTCGACCGCTACCTGATCTACGGAAGCTTCGGGCTCACGGGCGCCAACGCCCGCATCCTGGCGAACTACCCGGATCTCGACACGGGCGGCCAGAGCACGGCCCGGCGAGACCTCGGCTATATCGGCTTCACCCTGGGCGCGGGCGTGCAATACGCCATCTCCGACACACTCGCCCTTGGGATCGACTACCGCTACATCGACCTCGGCGGCAGCCGGCGCTTCCCGCTGGGCACGGTGCCCGGCGACGCGGGCGGACCGGTGACGACCCGGGCGAGCTTCACCTCGAACCAGATGTTCGCGCGGCTGATGTGGTTCCCGGACGGGCTGAAGGTGCCGCCGGACCCCGACGAGACCGCGCCGCACGATCCCGACAACGGCGATACCGGCCGCTTCTCATTGCACGGGCAGACCACCCTGATCGCGCAAGGCGTGCCGGGCTTCCGCTCGCCCTACGCGGGCGCGCAGAGCCTCGTCCCGCATCAGGCCCGGCAGACGACCACGGCCACGATCTTCCTCGGGCTGAAGCTCACCGACAGCACCGAGGTCTACTACAACCCCGAATTCAGCCAGGGTTTCGGCCTGTCCCGGACGCTGGGCGTCGCCGGCTTCGTCAACGGTGAGGCGCAGAAGGCCGGCGCACCGTTCCCGAAGCTGCGCTCGAACCGCTACTACGTGAAGCAGACCTTCGGGCTCGGCGGCGAGACCGTGGAGGTGCCGGACGGGCCGAACCAGGTTGCGACGCGCTACGATGCCGAGCGGATCACGCTGATTGCCGGCAAGTTCGCGCTGGGCGACTTCTTCGACGGCAACATCTACGCGCACGACCCGCGGGTCGACTTCTTCAACTGGTCGCTCTGGGGCTCCTCGGCCTGGGACTTCCCGGCCAACCTCCCGGGCTTCACGCAAGGCGTCTACGCCGAGTACAACCGGCCGGAATTCGCGATCCGCGCCGCCTACACGCAGGTGCCCAAGGAGCCGTCGAGCGACGTGCTCGACCCGCGCGTGTTCCGGCGCGCCGGCCTGAACGCCGAGTTCGAGCAGCGCTACGTGCTCCCCTGGCTGGAGCAGCCGGGCAAGCTGCGCTTCGGGCTGTTCTCGAATGTCGGCGTCTCGGCCAACAACCGGCAGGTCGTCACCCTGACGCAGCTCGGCGCGTTCGGCGACATCAACGACGCGGTCGCGGCGACACGGCGCCCGCGCCGCAAGACCGGCGGCTACATCAACCTGGAGCAGGCCCTCACGCCGGAACTCGGCCTGTTCGCCCGGGCCAGCCTGAACGACGGGCGCACGGAGAACATCTCTTTCACCGACATCGACCAGAGCTTTTCCGGCGGCCTGTCGCTGAAGGGCAAGGCCTGGGACCGGCCGGACGACACGGTCGGGATCGGCGCGGCGATGAACGGGCTCTCGCCCTCGCACCGGGCCGCCTTCGCGGCGGGCTATTACGGGCTGCTGATCGGCGACGGCCGGCTGAACTACGGCACCGAGCGGGCGCTGGAGACCTACTACGCCCTGAACCTGACCAAGTTCGTGACCCTGACCTTCGACTACCAGTTCATCGACAATCCCGGCTACAACCGCGACCGCGGGCCGGCGCATTTCTTCGCCTCGCGGCTCCACGCGGATTTCTGA
- the lipB gene encoding lipoyl(octanoyl) transferase LipB, with translation MVNAPRLTVSPHAFPKRPGSDPVAGPVGWRVSDAPVDYAPALAWMEARAEAIARGAAAECVWLLEHPPLYTAGTSARSEDLVAPDRFPVHATGRGGQYTYHGPGQRVAYVMLDLDRRSRDLRAYVASLEAWLIETLAAFNVRAERREDRVGVWVRRPEKGPGVEDKIAAIGIRVRRWVSFHGISLNVEPDLTHFDGIVPCGVREHGVTSLVDLGLPVSMAEVDMQLRAAFEDIFGSTVIEAAD, from the coding sequence TTGGTAAACGCGCCCCGCCTCACGGTCAGTCCGCACGCCTTCCCGAAGCGGCCCGGCTCCGATCCGGTCGCCGGGCCGGTCGGCTGGCGCGTGAGCGACGCGCCGGTGGACTACGCGCCCGCGCTCGCCTGGATGGAGGCGCGGGCGGAGGCGATCGCCCGCGGCGCGGCGGCGGAATGCGTCTGGCTGCTGGAGCACCCGCCGCTCTACACGGCCGGCACCTCGGCCCGGTCCGAGGACCTCGTGGCGCCGGACCGTTTCCCGGTTCACGCCACCGGGCGCGGCGGGCAGTACACCTATCACGGCCCGGGTCAGCGGGTCGCCTACGTGATGCTCGACCTCGACCGGCGTAGCCGCGACCTCCGCGCCTATGTGGCGAGCCTGGAGGCGTGGCTGATCGAGACGCTGGCCGCCTTCAATGTCCGCGCCGAGCGTCGGGAGGACCGGGTCGGCGTCTGGGTGCGCCGCCCCGAGAAGGGCCCCGGCGTCGAGGACAAGATCGCGGCGATCGGCATCCGGGTCCGCCGCTGGGTCAGCTTCCACGGCATCAGCCTGAACGTCGAGCCCGATCTCACGCATTTCGACGGGATCGTGCCCTGCGGCGTGCGGGAGCACGGGGTGACGAGCCTGGTAGACCTCGGACTGCCGGTGAGCATGGCCGAGGTCGATATGCAGCTCCGGGCCGCCTTCGAGGATATTTTCGGATCGACGGTGATCGAGGCGGCGGACTGA
- a CDS encoding FliM/FliN family flagellar motor switch protein: MAVFETLKVDLTVVLGRARMPLHMLLRMGRGAVIELEASDSDMVEILANDHPIARGQIVVTGDRISVEVTELIRKAASIVEPGISIGDGATPFLDGGYDSP, translated from the coding sequence GTGGCGGTCTTCGAGACCCTCAAGGTCGATCTGACGGTGGTGCTGGGCCGCGCGCGCATGCCGCTGCACATGCTCCTGCGCATGGGCCGTGGCGCCGTGATCGAGTTGGAGGCCAGCGACAGCGACATGGTCGAGATCCTGGCCAACGACCACCCGATCGCCCGCGGCCAGATCGTGGTGACCGGCGACCGGATCTCCGTCGAGGTGACGGAACTGATCCGCAAGGCAGCCTCGATCGTGGAGCCCGGCATCAGCATCGGCGACGGCGCGACCCCTTTCCTGGACGGCGGCTACGATTCCCCGTGA
- a CDS encoding adenylate/guanylate cyclase domain-containing protein, which yields MARRLAAILVADIVGYSRLMGADEAGTIRRLKILRRDVTDPAIKAAQGRIVKSMGDGLLVEFPSPLRAVSCAIRIQRAMAGFESALPDNRRFKLRFGINVGDVIAQPDGDLFGDGVNVAARLEPLSEPGGLCVSRSVHEQVRDKVPYRFEDRGKLDLKNIARPIGVFALSAQAVQTLAPPDDEEDDADEPPAATGGVPLPAPAPAARARRGLGVAAGACLAGAAILVVAGGTVWSLWPRAAPKSEQTLAVQNGLPPKPLPPLSIVVLPFANLSNDPEQDFFADGLTEDLTTDLSHLAGSFVIARNTAFTYKGRAVDVKQLGRDLGVRYALEGSVRRTGDHVVLNAQLISTETGAHIWADRFDGERSRLGELQAEFVARLARSLDIQLSQAEGLRILREGSLNPTAADLNMLGWAAMNRPRTPANTLEARDKFEQSLKIDINNPQAKIGLARAIAQAVNTRVSKNVAADSRLALQLADEGLAANPQSSMAHYVKAEVLRATKDFALGLREIAVAVEYDPNMAIAHALAGIINLWDGNADKTFGHVEKAIRLSPKDPLLNAWEYYICHAHTHLKHWEEAIKWCNRSVGHTPYFFAYIDLAVAHAWLGHKEQAKDAIDNVLKLMPGYTVHTLANADYSRNPTFVKEYAHIAEGARMAGLPEGSTD from the coding sequence ATGGCTAGGCGTCTGGCGGCTATCCTCGTTGCCGATATCGTCGGTTACAGTCGGCTGATGGGAGCCGACGAAGCGGGTACGATACGACGCCTCAAAATACTCCGACGCGACGTCACCGATCCTGCCATCAAGGCCGCGCAGGGGCGCATCGTGAAGTCGATGGGCGACGGCCTGCTGGTCGAGTTCCCCAGCCCCTTGAGAGCCGTCTCGTGTGCGATCCGCATTCAGCGGGCGATGGCCGGGTTCGAGTCCGCGTTGCCGGATAACAGGCGGTTCAAGCTGCGCTTCGGGATCAACGTCGGCGACGTGATTGCCCAGCCGGACGGGGACCTGTTCGGGGACGGCGTCAACGTGGCGGCGCGTCTCGAACCTTTGTCCGAGCCTGGCGGGCTGTGCGTGTCGCGCTCGGTCCACGAGCAGGTGCGCGACAAGGTGCCCTACCGCTTCGAGGACAGGGGCAAGCTGGATCTCAAGAACATCGCGCGCCCGATCGGCGTCTTCGCCCTCTCCGCGCAGGCCGTCCAGACCTTGGCGCCGCCCGACGATGAGGAGGACGACGCGGACGAGCCGCCCGCCGCAACCGGCGGAGTTCCGCTCCCGGCTCCTGCCCCGGCGGCGCGGGCGCGCCGCGGTCTCGGCGTTGCCGCAGGAGCTTGCCTCGCGGGCGCCGCGATCCTCGTCGTCGCGGGCGGTACGGTCTGGTCTCTCTGGCCTCGCGCCGCCCCGAAGTCGGAGCAGACGCTCGCCGTCCAGAACGGTCTGCCGCCGAAGCCGCTGCCGCCGCTCTCGATCGTGGTGCTGCCGTTTGCCAACCTGAGCAACGATCCGGAGCAGGATTTCTTCGCCGATGGATTGACCGAGGACCTGACCACAGACCTGTCGCACCTCGCCGGCAGCTTCGTGATCGCGCGCAACACGGCCTTCACCTACAAGGGCAGGGCTGTCGACGTGAAACAGCTCGGTCGTGATCTGGGTGTCCGGTACGCGCTGGAAGGGAGTGTTCGGCGCACCGGAGATCATGTGGTTCTGAATGCGCAGCTTATCTCCACCGAGACGGGCGCGCACATCTGGGCCGACCGGTTCGATGGTGAGCGGAGCCGATTGGGAGAGCTTCAAGCCGAGTTCGTTGCGAGACTCGCGCGATCACTGGATATCCAGCTCAGCCAGGCCGAAGGATTGAGGATCCTGCGGGAAGGTTCGCTCAATCCGACAGCCGCCGACCTGAATATGCTCGGCTGGGCGGCCATGAACAGGCCGCGAACGCCCGCCAATACGCTGGAGGCGCGCGACAAGTTCGAGCAGAGCTTGAAGATCGACATCAACAATCCTCAAGCCAAGATCGGCCTCGCGCGAGCCATAGCGCAAGCCGTCAACACGCGGGTCAGCAAGAATGTCGCTGCCGATTCCCGGCTCGCCTTACAGCTCGCGGACGAAGGTCTCGCGGCCAATCCGCAAAGTTCGATGGCCCATTACGTGAAGGCGGAGGTCCTTCGTGCGACGAAGGATTTCGCGCTGGGGCTGCGGGAGATCGCGGTCGCCGTCGAGTACGATCCCAACATGGCGATTGCGCACGCGCTTGCCGGAATCATCAATCTCTGGGACGGAAACGCCGACAAGACGTTCGGGCATGTCGAGAAGGCAATCCGTCTGAGCCCGAAGGATCCGCTCCTGAACGCGTGGGAGTATTACATCTGCCATGCCCACACCCATTTGAAGCATTGGGAGGAGGCCATCAAGTGGTGCAACCGATCCGTCGGGCACACGCCGTACTTCTTTGCGTATATTGATCTGGCTGTGGCGCATGCGTGGCTGGGTCACAAGGAGCAGGCGAAGGACGCGATCGACAATGTCCTCAAGCTCATGCCCGGGTACACGGTGCATACGCTGGCCAATGCCGACTACTCACGAAATCCGACCTTCGTGAAGGAATATGCGCATATCGCCGAAGGGGCGCGGATGGCCGGGCTGCCGGAGGGCTCGACGGATTGA
- a CDS encoding OPT family oligopeptide transporter, whose amino-acid sequence MARTPQPAELTWRGIALGGAITLLFTAANAYLGLKVGLTFATSIPAAVISMVALQRLPGATILENNIVQTIASAAGNLSAIIFVLPGLVMIGWWQGFPWLTTAGITATGGILGVMFSVPLRRALVVESDLPFPEGRAAAEVLAVGSRSRAGEADSARGLRILAWNGLVSAAFAALAQTRLVLDSAGTWFRVGAGATGIAGNLSFALIGVGHLVGPSVGAAMALGLAIAWGGLIPLLTAEQPLPDVGLEEWVSTVFRQDVRFFGAGVMGVAAIWTLVRIAGPVLGGIRSALAAGRARRAGAVLALEERDLPVAAVIAVAVALLAPIGWLLWSVLAGTPLEGQALPLIAGALLFILVVGLGVAAVTGYMAGLIGASNSPLSGVGILAVLASAALLLGLFGRAADPQSTRALVAYALAVTGIVFGVATIANDNLQDLKTGQLVGATPWKQQVALIVGVAFGSVIISPVLNLLGASFGFAGAPGAGPNALAAPQAGLISALARGVLTGDANWRMLGWGAAAGLGLVALDAGLGRLKALRLPPLAVALGIYLPMKLVLPLVAGAVIGTLYDLWARGRPDPGRALRMGTLTATGLIVGESLWGVAFALIVYLSGDEAPLAVAAGADPAPAVAAGLLLFAGSGAALYHYARRSA is encoded by the coding sequence ATGGCCCGCACGCCTCAACCCGCCGAACTGACGTGGCGCGGCATCGCCCTCGGGGGCGCGATCACGCTGCTGTTCACCGCCGCCAATGCCTATCTCGGCCTGAAGGTCGGCCTCACCTTCGCCACGTCGATCCCCGCCGCCGTCATTTCCATGGTGGCGCTGCAGCGCCTGCCCGGTGCCACGATTCTGGAGAACAACATTGTCCAGACCATCGCTTCGGCGGCCGGCAACCTGTCGGCCATCATTTTCGTGCTGCCGGGACTGGTGATGATCGGCTGGTGGCAGGGCTTTCCGTGGCTCACCACGGCGGGCATCACCGCGACGGGCGGGATCCTCGGCGTGATGTTCTCCGTGCCGCTGCGCCGGGCGCTCGTGGTCGAGTCCGATCTGCCCTTTCCCGAGGGCCGCGCCGCCGCGGAGGTTCTGGCCGTCGGATCGCGCAGCCGGGCCGGCGAGGCCGACAGCGCCCGCGGGCTGCGGATCCTCGCCTGGAACGGCCTCGTCTCGGCAGCCTTCGCGGCGCTCGCGCAGACCCGGCTCGTTCTCGACAGTGCCGGCACCTGGTTCCGGGTCGGAGCCGGCGCCACAGGGATCGCCGGCAACCTGTCCTTCGCGCTGATCGGCGTCGGCCACCTCGTCGGGCCCTCGGTCGGGGCCGCGATGGCTCTGGGGCTGGCGATCGCCTGGGGCGGGCTGATCCCGCTCCTCACGGCCGAGCAGCCGCTTCCGGACGTGGGCCTGGAAGAGTGGGTCAGCACGGTCTTCCGCCAGGACGTGCGCTTCTTCGGCGCCGGCGTGATGGGCGTTGCGGCGATCTGGACGCTGGTCCGGATCGCCGGCCCGGTCCTCGGCGGCATCCGCTCGGCGCTCGCCGCCGGGCGTGCCCGAAGGGCGGGTGCGGTGCTCGCCCTTGAGGAGCGCGACCTGCCGGTCGCCGCGGTCATCGCGGTTGCCGTCGCCCTGCTCGCGCCGATCGGCTGGCTGCTGTGGAGCGTGCTGGCCGGAACGCCGCTGGAGGGGCAGGCGCTGCCACTGATCGCCGGCGCGCTGCTGTTCATCCTCGTGGTCGGGCTCGGCGTGGCGGCGGTGACCGGCTACATGGCCGGCCTGATCGGCGCGTCGAACTCACCCCTGTCGGGCGTCGGGATCCTGGCCGTCCTGGCGAGCGCCGCGCTGCTGCTGGGTCTGTTCGGCCGCGCGGCGGATCCCCAGAGCACCCGGGCGCTGGTCGCCTACGCCCTGGCGGTCACCGGCATCGTGTTCGGCGTCGCCACCATCGCGAACGACAACCTCCAGGATCTCAAGACCGGCCAGCTCGTCGGCGCGACACCCTGGAAGCAGCAGGTTGCCCTGATCGTCGGCGTGGCCTTCGGCTCGGTGATCATCTCGCCGGTCCTGAACCTCCTCGGGGCAAGCTTCGGCTTTGCGGGGGCGCCCGGGGCGGGTCCGAACGCGCTCGCGGCGCCGCAGGCCGGGCTGATCTCCGCCCTGGCGCGGGGCGTACTGACCGGCGACGCCAACTGGCGCATGCTGGGTTGGGGCGCGGCCGCGGGGCTGGGCCTCGTCGCGCTGGATGCGGGGCTCGGCCGCCTGAAGGCGCTGCGCCTGCCGCCGCTCGCGGTCGCACTCGGGATCTACCTGCCGATGAAGCTGGTGCTGCCGCTGGTGGCGGGCGCCGTGATCGGCACCCTTTACGACCTCTGGGCCCGGGGCCGCCCCGATCCCGGGCGGGCCCTGCGCATGGGCACGCTCACGGCGACCGGCCTCATCGTCGGCGAGAGCCTCTGGGGCGTCGCATTCGCGCTGATCGTCTACCTGTCGGGCGACGAGGCGCCCCTGGCGGTGGCCGCCGGCGCGGATCCGGCCCCGGCGGTCGCGGCCGGCCTGCTGCTGTTCGCGGGGTCGGGCGCGGCCCTGTATCACTACGCGCGGCGTTCGGCCTGA
- a CDS encoding DEAD/DEAH box helicase, producing the protein MTQFTDFGLAQPVLRALSEAGYVAPTPIQAQAIPPAMTGRDLCGIAQTGTGKTAAFALPILHRLSLSDRRAPRRGCRVLVLSPTRELANQIAESFSDYGRHLSYTTTVVFGGVTISRQERALAPGVDILVATPGRLIDLIERRSLTLDGVEILVLDEADQMLDLGFIHALKRIVKMLPTQRQSLFFSATMPKNIAGLASQYLTDPVQVAVTPVATTAERVEQQVIFVHTGAKQALLGHILRDPAIERVLVFTRTKHGADRVVRGLDKVGIAAAAIHGNKSQPQRERALAAFKDGTCRVLVATDIAARGIDVEGVSHVVNFDLPNIPESYVHRIGRTARAGADGLAISFCNDEEKAYLRDIERVTRQKVPVAGFPEGFNPPSRQEAAEIAREEERRPERQQQRPGGGRQGQRPRQQQGRPQQGRPEGGRGFGGQGAPRQGRPQEGRADGRGHAPQHAPQGRETRADRPARPQGERPNQGRPNRDARPQRADARPRSGGNEGRSIGWLERAPRS; encoded by the coding sequence TTGACCCAATTCACCGATTTCGGCCTCGCCCAGCCCGTGCTGCGGGCGCTCAGCGAGGCCGGCTACGTCGCACCGACGCCGATCCAGGCCCAGGCGATCCCGCCGGCCATGACGGGCCGCGACCTCTGCGGCATCGCCCAGACCGGCACCGGCAAGACTGCAGCCTTCGCGCTGCCGATCCTGCACCGCCTGTCGCTCTCGGACCGCCGCGCCCCGCGCCGCGGCTGCCGGGTGCTGGTGCTCTCGCCGACGCGCGAGCTCGCCAACCAGATCGCCGAATCCTTCTCGGATTACGGCCGTCACCTATCCTACACCACCACGGTGGTGTTCGGCGGCGTCACCATCAGCCGCCAGGAGCGGGCGCTCGCACCGGGCGTCGACATCCTGGTCGCCACGCCGGGCCGCCTGATCGACCTGATCGAGCGCCGGTCCCTGACGCTCGACGGCGTCGAGATCCTGGTCCTCGACGAGGCCGACCAGATGCTCGACCTCGGCTTCATCCACGCCCTCAAACGCATCGTGAAGATGCTGCCGACGCAGCGCCAAAGCCTGTTCTTCTCGGCCACCATGCCGAAGAACATCGCCGGGCTCGCATCCCAGTACCTCACCGATCCGGTCCAGGTCGCGGTGACGCCCGTCGCCACCACGGCCGAGCGGGTCGAGCAGCAGGTGATCTTCGTCCATACCGGCGCCAAGCAGGCGCTGCTGGGCCATATCCTGCGCGATCCGGCGATCGAGCGCGTCCTCGTCTTCACCCGTACCAAGCACGGGGCGGACCGGGTCGTGCGCGGCCTCGACAAGGTCGGCATCGCGGCGGCGGCGATCCACGGCAACAAGAGCCAGCCCCAGCGCGAGCGGGCGCTCGCCGCCTTCAAGGACGGCACCTGCCGGGTTCTGGTCGCCACCGACATCGCCGCCCGCGGCATCGACGTCGAGGGCGTGAGCCACGTGGTCAATTTCGACCTGCCGAACATTCCCGAGAGCTACGTCCACCGGATCGGCCGCACCGCCCGCGCCGGCGCGGACGGCCTCGCCATCTCGTTCTGCAACGACGAGGAGAAGGCCTACCTGCGCGACATCGAGCGCGTGACCCGGCAGAAGGTGCCGGTCGCGGGCTTCCCCGAGGGCTTCAACCCGCCGTCGCGTCAGGAGGCGGCCGAGATCGCTCGCGAGGAGGAGCGCCGGCCGGAGCGTCAGCAGCAGCGTCCCGGCGGCGGTCGCCAGGGCCAGCGGCCCCGTCAGCAGCAGGGCCGCCCCCAGCAGGGCCGGCCCGAAGGCGGCCGCGGGTTTGGCGGCCAGGGCGCGCCCCGTCAGGGCCGCCCCCAGGAGGGCCGGGCCGATGGCCGCGGCCACGCTCCGCAGCACGCCCCGCAGGGTCGTGAGACCCGCGCGGACCGGCCCGCCCGGCCGCAGGGTGAGCGCCCGAACCAGGGCCGCCCGAACCGGGACGCCCGGCCCCAGCGGGCGGATGCCCGCCCGCGCAGCGGCGGCAATGAGGGCCGCAGCATCGGTTGGCTGGAGCGGGCGCCCCGCTCCTGA
- a CDS encoding YegP family protein, whose protein sequence is MRFELYRDAKGEWRWRLRARNGEVIAESGEGYVRREDCEHGIALVRQSAEARIEDMTTKIA, encoded by the coding sequence ATGCGGTTCGAACTCTACCGGGACGCGAAGGGCGAATGGCGCTGGCGCCTGCGGGCCCGCAACGGCGAGGTGATCGCGGAATCGGGCGAGGGCTATGTCCGCCGCGAGGATTGCGAGCACGGCATCGCGCTCGTGCGCCAGAGCGCCGAGGCCCGCATCGAGGACATGACGACCAAGATCGCCTGA